In the bacterium genome, one interval contains:
- a CDS encoding thioredoxin family protein, with product MTVRSLLVVGLLFAAPAAALDLGATAPKADVKMRSVDGPAVSIAEIAGTKGTLVIFTCNHCPWAKAWEQRIATLGNTYGKRGIGVIAINANDPAAYADDSYDGMVARARALGLQFPYVVDSGSTVARAFAAERTPEAFLFDAQGRLVYHGTIDDNAEHADQVKEAYLANALEAVASGQPVAVKETKALGCTIKYYGS from the coding sequence ATGACCGTCCGCTCCCTGCTCGTCGTTGGACTGCTGTTCGCCGCCCCCGCGGCGGCGCTCGACCTCGGCGCCACCGCGCCCAAGGCCGACGTGAAGATGCGGAGCGTCGATGGCCCCGCCGTGAGCATCGCCGAGATCGCCGGCACGAAGGGCACGCTGGTGATCTTCACCTGCAACCACTGTCCCTGGGCGAAGGCCTGGGAGCAGCGCATCGCGACCCTCGGCAACACCTACGGCAAGCGCGGCATCGGGGTCATCGCCATCAACGCCAACGACCCCGCCGCCTACGCCGACGACAGCTACGACGGCATGGTGGCGCGCGCCAGGGCGCTGGGACTGCAGTTCCCGTACGTGGTCGACAGCGGCTCCACGGTCGCCCGCGCCTTCGCCGCCGAGCGCACGCCGGAGGCGTTCCTCTTCGACGCCCAGGGCCGGCTCGTCTACCACGGCACCATCGACGACAACGCCGAGCACGCCGACCAGGTGAAGGAGGCCTACCTGGCCAACGCCCTGGAGGCCGTGGCCAGCGGCCAGCCCGTGGCGGTGAAGGAAACCAAGGCCCTGGGCTGCACGATCAAGTACTACGGGAGCTGA
- a CDS encoding ferritin-like domain-containing protein: MDRDQTASGAGAATDIDTILASYDIHYAWNYGSVKEGLRDLYEKAKRDQWNGSVQLDWSTPVDPEGEIIPQVYNPLEDYAPFQKLDEKRQREFRHATISLQLSQFMHGEQGALIVASQLTGAVPWMDAKYYAATQTMDEARHVEVFARYLRDKLEWEWPINPNLKQLLDLIITDSRWDMKYLGMQILVEGLAMAAFSSMYQMAVEPLVRDVVHYVMKDESRHVAFGVISLRNYYTDMAETERREREQFVVEACHLMRDRLVGDEIATHFGWPRETVRQKVLDSPVMKMFRQSLFARVVPNIKKLGLLTPFVRKGFEDLEIIQFENYDAEAADREIGLA, translated from the coding sequence ATGGATCGCGACCAGACCGCCAGCGGCGCCGGGGCCGCCACCGACATCGACACCATCCTCGCCAGTTACGACATCCACTACGCGTGGAACTACGGCTCGGTGAAGGAGGGGCTGCGCGACCTCTACGAGAAAGCCAAGCGCGACCAGTGGAACGGCAGCGTGCAGCTCGACTGGAGCACGCCGGTCGATCCGGAGGGCGAGATCATCCCGCAGGTGTACAACCCGCTGGAGGACTACGCGCCGTTCCAGAAGCTGGACGAGAAGCGGCAGAGGGAATTCCGCCACGCCACCATCTCCCTGCAGCTCTCGCAGTTCATGCACGGCGAGCAGGGCGCGCTGATCGTCGCCTCGCAGCTCACCGGCGCCGTGCCGTGGATGGACGCCAAGTACTACGCCGCGACGCAGACCATGGACGAGGCGCGCCACGTCGAGGTGTTCGCCCGCTACCTGCGCGACAAGCTCGAGTGGGAGTGGCCGATCAACCCCAACCTCAAGCAGCTCCTCGACCTGATCATCACCGACAGCCGCTGGGACATGAAGTACCTGGGCATGCAGATCCTGGTCGAGGGCCTGGCGATGGCCGCCTTCTCCAGCATGTACCAGATGGCGGTCGAGCCGCTGGTGCGCGACGTCGTCCACTACGTGATGAAGGACGAATCGCGCCACGTCGCCTTCGGCGTCATCTCGCTGCGCAACTACTACACCGACATGGCGGAGACCGAGCGGCGGGAGCGCGAGCAGTTCGTCGTCGAGGCCTGCCACCTGATGCGCGACCGCCTGGTCGGCGACGAGATCGCCACCCACTTCGGCTGGCCGCGCGAGACGGTGCGCCAGAAGGTCCTCGATTCGCCGGTGATGAAGATGTTCCGCCAGTCGCTGTTCGCCCGCGTCGTGCCGAACATCAAGAAGCTCGGCCTCCTGACGCCGTTCGTGCGCAAGGGCTTCGAGGACCTGGAGATCATCCAGTTCGAGAACTACGACGCCGAGGCGGCGGACCGCGAGATCGGACTCGCCTAG
- a CDS encoding glucosidase: MSAERERLNQDGANWKRWGPYLSERAWGTVREDYSAGGTAWEYFPHDHARSRVYRWNEDGLAGWCDDEQRLCFALALWNGRDPILKERLFGLTGNQGNHGEDVKEYYYYLDATPTHSWMRWLYKYPHAAYPYEQLLAENARRGKEDFEYELLDTGIFAEDRYFDVFVEYAKAGPDDVCIRITVENRGPEPATIHLLPTLWFRNTWAWGYDDRRPTLSGLPKTRPGVCAVHARHHSLGDYVLYAEAADGLLFTENETNAARLFGGANPTPYVKDAFHERVVHGRQAGVNPEPHGTKAAAWYERMIAGGGSAVIRLRLCRSEHDGQPRRTPFVDFDATCAQRLREADELYAELEPEAMDADQRLIHRQALAGLLWTKQFYHYNVQEWLDGDPAQPPPPPERKHGRNHQWAHLNNADIISMPDKWEYPWYAAWDLAFHCIPLALLDPAFAKEQLLLLGREWYQHPNGQIPAYEWAFGDVNPPVYAWAAYRVYKICEKRSGSGDLAFLERVFHKLLLNFTWWVNRKDAEGNNVFEGGFLGLDNIGSFDRNAPLPNGGYLEQSDGTSWMGVFSLNLMAIALELAQHNPVYEDIATKFFEHFLYIAGAMNNMGSDGISLWDDTDEFFYDILHHADGRRERLKARSLVGLTPLFAVATIEPEMLAKVPNFTLRLEWFLEHRPDLASLVSRWHEPGVGERRLVALVRGHRMKALLKRMLDPAEFYSDHGVRAVSKYHERHPFVLAVDGDEHILRYEPAESRSGLFGGNSNWRGPVWMPMNYLLVEALQQFHHYYGDDFTVECPVGSGRHLTLDEVADDLSQRLISLFTRDANGQRPVFGGQPTLQHDPQWRDYVLFYEYFHGDNGAGLGASHQTGWTALVAKLLQQQAFKQLARKAA; this comes from the coding sequence ATGAGCGCCGAACGCGAACGCCTGAATCAGGACGGCGCCAACTGGAAGCGTTGGGGGCCGTACCTGTCGGAACGCGCCTGGGGCACGGTGCGCGAGGACTACAGCGCGGGCGGCACGGCCTGGGAATACTTCCCGCACGACCACGCGCGCTCGCGGGTCTACCGCTGGAACGAGGACGGCCTCGCCGGCTGGTGCGACGACGAGCAGCGGCTGTGCTTCGCCCTCGCCCTGTGGAACGGCCGCGACCCGATCCTCAAGGAACGCCTCTTCGGCCTCACCGGCAACCAGGGCAATCACGGCGAGGACGTCAAGGAGTACTACTACTATCTCGACGCCACCCCGACGCACTCGTGGATGCGCTGGCTCTACAAGTACCCGCACGCCGCCTACCCGTACGAGCAGTTGCTGGCGGAGAACGCGCGCCGCGGCAAGGAGGACTTCGAGTACGAGCTGCTCGACACCGGCATCTTCGCCGAGGACCGCTACTTCGACGTGTTCGTCGAGTACGCCAAGGCCGGACCCGACGATGTCTGCATCCGCATCACGGTCGAGAACCGCGGCCCCGAGCCGGCAACCATCCACCTGCTGCCGACCCTGTGGTTCCGCAACACCTGGGCCTGGGGCTACGACGACCGCCGTCCGACCCTGAGCGGGCTGCCGAAGACACGCCCCGGCGTCTGCGCCGTGCACGCCCGCCATCATTCGCTGGGCGACTACGTGCTCTATGCCGAAGCGGCAGATGGGCTGCTCTTCACCGAGAACGAGACCAACGCGGCGCGCCTGTTCGGCGGCGCCAACCCCACGCCGTACGTGAAGGACGCCTTCCACGAGCGCGTCGTGCACGGCCGCCAGGCGGGGGTGAATCCCGAACCGCACGGCACCAAGGCGGCGGCGTGGTACGAGCGCATGATCGCCGGCGGCGGCAGCGCCGTCATCCGCCTCCGCCTCTGCCGCAGCGAACACGACGGGCAGCCGCGGCGGACGCCGTTCGTGGATTTCGACGCCACCTGCGCGCAACGCCTGCGCGAGGCCGACGAGCTCTACGCCGAGCTGGAGCCGGAGGCGATGGACGCCGACCAGCGGCTGATCCACCGCCAGGCGCTCGCCGGCCTGTTGTGGACGAAGCAGTTCTACCACTACAACGTGCAGGAGTGGCTGGACGGCGATCCCGCCCAGCCGCCGCCGCCGCCGGAACGCAAGCACGGCCGCAACCACCAGTGGGCGCACCTCAACAACGCCGACATCATCTCGATGCCGGACAAGTGGGAGTACCCGTGGTACGCGGCCTGGGACCTCGCCTTCCACTGCATCCCGCTGGCCCTGCTCGACCCGGCGTTCGCCAAGGAGCAGCTCCTCCTGCTGGGCCGCGAGTGGTACCAACACCCGAACGGCCAGATCCCCGCCTACGAGTGGGCGTTCGGCGACGTGAACCCGCCCGTGTACGCCTGGGCCGCCTACCGCGTCTACAAGATCTGCGAGAAGCGCAGCGGCAGCGGCGACCTCGCGTTCCTCGAGCGGGTCTTCCACAAGCTGCTGCTGAACTTCACCTGGTGGGTGAACCGAAAGGACGCCGAGGGCAACAACGTCTTCGAGGGCGGCTTCCTCGGCCTCGACAACATCGGCAGCTTCGATCGCAACGCGCCGCTGCCCAACGGCGGCTACCTCGAACAGAGCGACGGCACGAGCTGGATGGGCGTCTTCTCGCTCAACCTGATGGCCATCGCGCTCGAGCTGGCGCAGCACAATCCGGTGTACGAGGACATCGCCACCAAGTTCTTCGAGCACTTCCTCTACATCGCCGGCGCCATGAACAACATGGGCTCGGACGGCATCTCGCTGTGGGACGACACGGACGAGTTCTTCTACGACATCCTCCACCACGCCGACGGCCGCCGCGAACGCCTGAAGGCGCGCTCGCTGGTCGGCCTGACCCCGCTCTTCGCGGTGGCGACGATCGAGCCGGAGATGCTCGCCAAGGTGCCGAATTTCACGCTGCGGCTCGAGTGGTTCCTCGAGCACCGGCCCGACCTCGCCAGCCTGGTGTCGCGCTGGCACGAGCCCGGCGTCGGCGAGCGCCGCCTCGTCGCCCTGGTGCGCGGCCACCGCATGAAGGCGCTGCTCAAGCGGATGCTCGACCCGGCCGAGTTCTACAGCGATCACGGCGTGCGCGCGGTCAGCAAGTACCACGAGCGCCATCCCTTCGTGCTCGCCGTCGACGGCGACGAGCACATCCTGCGCTACGAGCCGGCGGAATCGCGCAGCGGCCTGTTCGGCGGCAACTCCAACTGGCGCGGCCCGGTGTGGATGCCGATGAACTACCTGCTGGTCGAGGCGCTGCAGCAGTTCCACCACTACTACGGCGACGACTTCACGGTGGAGTGCCCCGTGGGCTCCGGCCGCCACCTGACGCTCGACGAGGTCGCCGACGATCTCTCGCAGCGCCTGATCTCGCTGTTCACCCGCGACGCCAACGGCCAGCGGCCGGTGTTCGGCGGCCAGCCGACCCTGCAGCACGATCCGCAGTGGCGCGACTACGTCCTCTTCTACGAGTACTTCCACGGCGACAACGGCGCCGGCCTCGGCGCCAGCCACCAGACCGGCTGGACGGCGCTGGTCGCCAAGCTGCTGCAACAGCAGGCCTTCAAGCAGCTCGCCCGCAAGGCGGCGTGA
- a CDS encoding potassium channel protein yields MSRSSLLRAAIALSVVVAVGVVGYMALTGLGFIEALYMTVTTISTVGFREVAPLGTAGQLFTIALIISGVGIVFYSASMVARDLIEGELRRGFGRRRVERQIARMSGHVIVCGFGRMGRSVCRELAAKPAPFVVIDRDAEALRHAEDEGHLSLAGDASEDDILRAAGIARAQGLVAALSTDAANVYVVLTARELNPQLTIVARAEDERSERKLLHAGANRVVLPYAISGHRMAHALLRPAVLDVIDLATHYRNLELQIEEVAVGAQTFCADRTVQESGLREQLGLIVIAIKKPNDTMQFNPTADTRIEAGDRLVLMGPAENLREIERRLRP; encoded by the coding sequence ATGTCCCGCTCTTCCCTGCTCCGGGCCGCGATCGCCCTTTCGGTGGTGGTCGCCGTGGGCGTGGTCGGCTACATGGCGCTCACCGGGCTGGGCTTCATCGAGGCGCTGTACATGACGGTGACGACCATCAGCACCGTCGGCTTTCGCGAAGTGGCGCCGCTCGGCACGGCGGGGCAGCTCTTCACGATCGCCCTGATCATCAGCGGCGTCGGGATCGTCTTCTACAGCGCCTCGATGGTGGCGCGCGACCTGATCGAGGGAGAGCTGCGACGCGGCTTCGGGAGGCGAAGAGTGGAACGACAGATCGCCCGCATGTCGGGCCATGTCATCGTCTGCGGCTTCGGCCGCATGGGGCGGTCGGTGTGCCGCGAGCTGGCGGCGAAGCCGGCGCCCTTCGTGGTCATCGACCGCGATGCCGAGGCGCTGCGCCACGCCGAGGACGAAGGGCACCTGTCGCTCGCCGGCGACGCCAGCGAAGACGACATCCTGCGCGCCGCCGGCATCGCCCGCGCCCAAGGCCTGGTGGCGGCGCTGTCCACCGACGCCGCCAACGTCTACGTCGTGCTCACCGCGCGCGAGCTCAACCCGCAGCTCACCATCGTCGCCCGCGCCGAGGACGAGCGCAGCGAGCGCAAGCTGCTGCACGCCGGCGCCAACCGCGTCGTCCTGCCCTACGCCATCAGCGGCCACCGCATGGCGCACGCGCTGCTCCGTCCGGCGGTGCTCGACGTCATCGACCTCGCTACCCATTACCGGAATCTGGAGCTGCAGATCGAGGAGGTGGCGGTCGGCGCGCAGACCTTCTGCGCCGACCGGACCGTGCAGGAGTCGGGATTGCGCGAGCAGCTCGGACTGATCGTGATCGCGATCAAGAAGCCCAACGACACCATGCAGTTCAATCCGACCGCTGACACCCGCATCGAGGCCGGCGACCGCCTGGTGTTGATGGGCCCGGCCGAGAACCTGCGCGAGATCGAACGCCGCCTCCGGCCGTGA
- a CDS encoding TlpA family protein disulfide reductase, which yields MLLVGTAALATVPAAPAPVPATAAQVLDAVKAADARVVVVNVWATWCIPCREEMPDLLRLRRAYRDRGVALLLVSGDFAAEREQAAAFLGEQGVDFPTYIKTGDDMAFINALDPQWSGALPATFIFDDQGRLRHALLGKSSYAQLEAKVLDVLNAAPGG from the coding sequence ATGCTCCTCGTCGGCACCGCGGCGCTGGCCACCGTGCCGGCGGCGCCGGCGCCGGTGCCGGCGACGGCGGCGCAGGTGCTGGACGCCGTGAAGGCGGCCGACGCCAGGGTCGTGGTGGTCAACGTCTGGGCCACCTGGTGCATCCCGTGCCGCGAGGAGATGCCCGACCTGCTGCGGCTGCGGCGCGCCTACCGGGACCGCGGCGTGGCGCTGCTGCTGGTGTCCGGCGACTTCGCCGCCGAGCGGGAACAGGCGGCGGCGTTCCTCGGCGAGCAGGGCGTCGACTTCCCCACCTACATCAAGACCGGCGACGACATGGCGTTCATCAACGCCCTCGATCCCCAGTGGTCGGGCGCGCTGCCGGCCACCTTCATCTTCGACGACCAGGGCCGCCTGCGGCACGCGCTGCTCGGCAAGTCGTCCTACGCACAGCTCGAGGCCAAGGTCCTCGACGTGCTCAACGCTGCGCCCGGAGGATGA
- a CDS encoding aldose 1-epimerase: MRYGVGDASAAGHAAVVLSARDADLHATFVPSLGMIGCSLRHRGDELLGQRGGLARYAASGSTMGIPLLHPWANRLAGTAYRIGDRAVAIDAANPRLHRDGNGLPMHGLLAAHPGWRIDDRGAGAGGARLAATLDFAADPELLAAFPFPHTLTIAVTLRERTLEIATTLRPTGDVAVPIAFGFHPYLTLPGADRATWLLQAPVRRRAVLDARGIPTGASAPGAIADGPLGARTFDDLFPALDAPTRFAISGGSRRLTVAFDAGYPCAQIFAPPGEPVICFEPMTAPTNALLSGDGLRQVAPGDVFTAAFAIEAQECGAAAPHS; the protein is encoded by the coding sequence ATGCGATACGGCGTCGGCGACGCCAGCGCGGCCGGGCACGCGGCGGTGGTGCTCTCGGCGCGCGACGCCGACCTGCACGCGACCTTCGTGCCGTCGCTGGGGATGATCGGCTGCTCGCTGCGCCACCGCGGCGACGAGCTGCTCGGACAGCGCGGCGGCCTCGCCCGCTATGCGGCGAGCGGCTCGACGATGGGCATCCCGCTGCTCCATCCGTGGGCCAACCGCCTGGCCGGCACCGCCTACCGCATCGGTGACCGCGCGGTGGCGATCGATGCCGCCAACCCGCGCCTGCACCGCGACGGCAACGGCCTGCCGATGCACGGCCTGCTCGCCGCGCATCCGGGCTGGCGGATCGACGACCGCGGCGCCGGCGCCGGCGGCGCCCGGCTGGCCGCGACGCTCGACTTCGCCGCCGATCCGGAGCTGCTCGCCGCCTTTCCCTTCCCGCACACCCTGACCATCGCCGTCACCCTGCGCGAGCGGACGCTGGAGATCGCGACCACGCTGCGCCCCACCGGCGACGTCGCGGTGCCGATCGCCTTCGGCTTCCACCCCTACCTCACGTTGCCCGGCGCCGATCGCGCCACCTGGCTGCTGCAGGCGCCGGTTCGCCGCCGCGCCGTGCTCGACGCGCGCGGCATCCCGACCGGCGCCAGCGCGCCCGGCGCCATCGCCGACGGCCCGCTCGGCGCCCGCACGTTCGACGATCTCTTCCCCGCGCTCGACGCGCCGACGCGATTCGCCATCAGCGGCGGCAGCCGCCGCCTCACCGTCGCCTTCGACGCCGGTTATCCCTGCGCCCAGATCTTCGCCCCGCCCGGCGAACCGGTGATCTGCTTCGAGCCGATGACGGCGCCGACCAACGCGCTGCTGAGCGGCGACGGCTTGCGGCAGGTCGCCCCCGGCGACGTCTTCACCGCCGCCTTCGCCATCGAAGCGCAGGAGTGCGGCGCGGCGGCGCCCCACTCCTGA
- the lhgO gene encoding L-2-hydroxyglutarate oxidase codes for MSTEPRVVIIGGGIVGLATAKALVEAERPARPIVLEKEPALARHQTGHNSGVIHSGIYYKPGSLKARFTVQGAREMVEFARAHGIAHEICGKVVVATRPDELPRLAELHRRGTANGVPGLEMIGPERLREIEPHAAGSQALAVASTGIIDYVGVAERYAAIVRERGGEVRAGARVIGLRRDGGEWIVETTAGSERAAHVINCAGLHSDLMARLAGTTPPVRIIPFRGEYYELVNERESLVKALIYPVPDPAFPFLGVHFTRMVKGGVEAGPNAVLSFKREGYRKTDFDLREAWQTLGYGGFWKLAGRYWRTGAGEFYRSFSKAAFVKALQRLLPDLRPDDLRPAEAGVRAQAIDPSGSLVDDFSIQVLGGVVHVLNAPSPAATASLPIGRAIAEEARRHFGLE; via the coding sequence ATGTCCACGGAACCACGGGTCGTCATCATCGGCGGCGGCATCGTCGGGCTGGCGACCGCCAAGGCGCTGGTCGAGGCGGAGCGGCCGGCGCGGCCGATCGTGCTCGAGAAGGAGCCGGCGCTGGCACGGCATCAGACCGGGCACAACAGCGGCGTCATCCACTCCGGCATCTACTACAAACCCGGCTCGCTGAAGGCGCGCTTCACGGTGCAGGGGGCGCGCGAGATGGTCGAATTCGCGCGCGCTCACGGCATCGCGCACGAGATCTGCGGCAAGGTGGTGGTGGCGACCCGGCCCGACGAGCTGCCGCGTCTCGCCGAGCTGCACCGCCGCGGCACCGCCAACGGCGTCCCCGGCCTGGAGATGATCGGCCCGGAGCGCCTGCGCGAGATCGAGCCGCACGCGGCCGGGTCGCAGGCGCTGGCGGTGGCGTCGACCGGCATCATCGACTACGTCGGCGTCGCCGAGCGCTATGCCGCGATCGTGCGCGAGCGCGGCGGGGAGGTGCGCGCCGGCGCCCGCGTGATCGGCCTGCGCCGTGACGGCGGCGAGTGGATCGTCGAGACCACCGCCGGCAGCGAGCGTGCCGCGCACGTCATCAACTGCGCCGGCCTGCATTCGGACCTGATGGCGCGGCTGGCCGGCACGACACCGCCGGTGCGGATCATCCCGTTTCGCGGCGAGTACTACGAGCTGGTGAACGAGCGAGAGTCGCTGGTGAAGGCGCTCATCTATCCGGTTCCCGACCCGGCCTTTCCGTTCCTCGGCGTGCATTTCACCCGCATGGTGAAGGGCGGCGTCGAGGCCGGGCCGAACGCCGTGCTCAGCTTCAAGCGCGAGGGCTACCGCAAGACCGATTTCGACCTGCGCGAGGCCTGGCAGACGCTCGGCTATGGCGGCTTCTGGAAGCTCGCCGGCAGGTACTGGCGCACCGGCGCCGGCGAGTTCTACCGCTCGTTCAGCAAGGCGGCCTTCGTCAAGGCCCTGCAACGCCTGCTGCCCGACCTACGCCCGGACGACCTGCGCCCGGCCGAGGCCGGCGTGCGCGCCCAGGCGATCGATCCCAGCGGATCCCTGGTCGACGACTTCTCGATCCAGGTGCTCGGCGGGGTGGTGCACGTGCTCAACGCCCCGTCACCGGCCGCCACCGCCTCGCTCCCCATCGGCCGCGCCATCGCCGAGGAGGCGCGGCGGCACTTCGGACTGGAGTGA
- a CDS encoding NAD(P)-dependent oxidoreductase, which produces MTAETGGPRIGWIGTGVMGAAMCGHLVARGHAVTVFTRTAERAAPLLARGARWAASPRAVAAQSDVVFTMVGFPDDVREVVLGADGTLAGAAAGAVLVDMTTSEPALAREIEAAARARGVASLDAPVSGGDVGAREARLSIMVGGEEAALARVRPLLACLGTTIVRQGPAGSGQHAKMVNQILIASNMVAIAEGLLYAHRAGLDLATVLASVSGGAASSFGLTTYVPRVLAGDFAPGFFVDHFVKDMGIALAEARRMRLALPGLALAESLYVALQAQGHGRSGTQALVLALASLSNSDWPPRQR; this is translated from the coding sequence ATGACGGCGGAGACCGGCGGTCCGCGGATCGGGTGGATCGGCACGGGCGTGATGGGCGCGGCGATGTGTGGGCATCTGGTGGCGCGCGGCCATGCGGTGACCGTGTTCACCCGCACCGCCGAGCGCGCCGCGCCGCTGCTGGCGCGCGGGGCGCGCTGGGCGGCTTCGCCGCGCGCCGTCGCCGCGCAGTCGGACGTGGTGTTCACCATGGTCGGCTTCCCGGACGACGTGCGCGAGGTGGTGCTCGGGGCGGACGGGACGCTCGCCGGCGCGGCCGCCGGGGCGGTGCTGGTCGACATGACCACCAGCGAGCCGGCGTTGGCGCGAGAGATCGAAGCGGCGGCGCGGGCGCGCGGCGTCGCCAGCCTCGACGCCCCGGTGTCCGGCGGCGACGTCGGGGCACGCGAGGCGCGGCTGTCGATCATGGTCGGCGGCGAGGAGGCGGCGCTCGCGCGCGTGCGGCCGCTGCTCGCGTGCCTGGGCACGACCATCGTGCGGCAGGGGCCGGCGGGGAGCGGCCAGCACGCCAAGATGGTCAACCAGATCCTCATCGCCAGCAACATGGTGGCGATCGCCGAGGGCCTGCTGTACGCGCACCGCGCGGGCCTCGATCTGGCGACGGTGCTGGCCTCGGTGTCGGGCGGCGCCGCCAGCTCGTTCGGCCTGACGACCTACGTGCCGCGCGTCCTGGCCGGCGACTTCGCTCCCGGTTTCTTCGTCGACCACTTCGTCAAGGACATGGGCATCGCCCTCGCCGAGGCGCGGCGCATGCGGCTGGCGCTGCCCGGGCTGGCCCTGGCGGAGAGCCTCTACGTGGCGCTGCAGGCGCAGGGTCACGGCCGCAGCGGCACGCAGGCGCTGGTGCTGGCCCTGGCGTCGCTGTCGAACAGCGACTGGCCGCCGCGTCAGCGTTGA
- the zwf gene encoding glucose-6-phosphate dehydrogenase → MQIGPTAFVIFGGGGDLTWRKLIPALYNLWLDQWLTEPFRIFCIDGKPNDAATFIQHLRDGIDAFSRQGKAEDAAWQRFSGNIQYVQADFNDPAPYAALATKLDQLDEQWKVRATRLFYLSTPPTVVQMIATHLQQSGLTEDKVRARVVCEKPFGHDLESAQALNGFLMGLFDERQVYRIDHYLGKETVQNLLAFRFANGIQEPLWNRRYIDSVQITVAEAVGVEHRGGYYDQSGALRDMIQNHLLQLLCLVAMEPPVSFEADELRNKKVDVLHAIRPIDRDELSRHAVRGQYGPGTIDGQRVVGYREEPGVNPKSTTETFVALKLQVDNWRWQDVPFYLRTGKHLPGQASEICITFRPVPHMAFPPEQVAEIEPNRLYLQIQPEQAIVESFQAKYPGPTMRLTTVETRFSYASFNEPTPEAYETLLLDVMRGDATLFMRGDQVEAAWKVVMPILDYWQHQGPQIAMYPAGTWGPEASNQMLARDGRVWVEPKSLQG, encoded by the coding sequence ATGCAGATCGGACCGACGGCGTTCGTGATCTTCGGGGGTGGCGGGGACCTCACCTGGCGGAAGCTGATCCCGGCCCTCTACAACCTCTGGCTCGACCAGTGGCTGACCGAACCGTTCAGGATCTTCTGCATCGACGGCAAGCCGAACGATGCGGCGACGTTCATCCAGCATCTGCGCGACGGCATCGACGCCTTCTCGCGCCAGGGCAAGGCGGAGGATGCCGCCTGGCAGCGCTTCAGCGGCAACATCCAGTACGTCCAGGCCGACTTCAATGACCCCGCGCCGTACGCGGCGCTCGCCACCAAGCTCGATCAGCTCGACGAACAGTGGAAGGTGCGGGCGACGCGCCTCTTCTATCTCTCCACGCCACCGACGGTGGTGCAGATGATCGCCACCCACCTGCAGCAGTCGGGCCTGACCGAGGACAAGGTACGGGCGCGGGTCGTCTGCGAGAAGCCGTTCGGACACGACCTCGAGAGCGCGCAGGCGCTCAACGGCTTCCTGATGGGCCTCTTCGACGAGCGCCAGGTCTACCGCATCGACCACTACCTCGGGAAAGAGACCGTCCAGAACCTGCTCGCCTTCCGCTTCGCCAACGGCATCCAGGAGCCGCTGTGGAACCGCCGCTACATCGACTCGGTGCAGATCACGGTCGCCGAAGCGGTGGGCGTCGAGCACCGCGGCGGCTACTACGATCAGTCCGGCGCGCTGCGGGACATGATCCAGAACCATCTGCTGCAGCTCCTCTGCCTGGTGGCGATGGAGCCGCCGGTGTCGTTCGAGGCCGACGAGCTGCGCAACAAGAAGGTCGACGTGCTGCACGCCATCCGGCCGATCGACCGCGACGAGCTGTCGCGCCACGCCGTGCGCGGCCAGTACGGCCCCGGCACGATCGACGGCCAGCGCGTCGTCGGCTACCGCGAGGAGCCGGGCGTGAATCCGAAGTCCACCACCGAGACCTTCGTCGCCCTCAAGCTGCAGGTCGACAACTGGCGCTGGCAGGACGTGCCGTTCTACCTGCGCACCGGCAAGCACCTCCCCGGTCAGGCGTCGGAGATCTGCATCACCTTCCGGCCGGTGCCGCACATGGCCTTCCCGCCCGAGCAGGTGGCGGAGATCGAGCCCAACCGCCTCTACCTGCAGATCCAGCCGGAGCAGGCGATCGTCGAGTCGTTCCAGGCCAAGTATCCGGGGCCGACGATGCGCCTGACCACGGTCGAGACCCGCTTCTCCTATGCCTCGTTCAACGAGCCGACGCCGGAGGCGTACGAGACCCTGCTGCTCGACGTCATGCGCGGCGACGCGACGCTGTTCATGCGCGGCGACCAGGTCGAGGCGGCGTGGAAAGTCGTGATGCCGATCCTCGACTACTGGCAGCACCAGGGGCCGCAGATCGCGATGTACCCCGCCGGCACCTGGGGTCCGGAGGCGTCGAATCAGATGCTGGCGCGCGACGGACGGGTGTGGGTCGAACCCAAGTCGCTGCAGGGTTGA